TATTTTCCTATAAGCCTCCCAGAGTGCCCTAAAAATGGTCTGAAGAGCCTGATGTGCTAAATGGTGCAGAAAGCTTTCACTTGGAATCGTACTTCCCTCAATGCAGCAGACCTGGCTCTGTGTCCTCATGTCTTGCAGAATGCCCTGCAGCAGGATGCTCTGTAAAGGGTTTCTCTCTTCCACCAGATGCTACCGAGTCAGGCTCCTCTGCTTCTTGCCAGTCTCATATCTGACAGTGAATGGGACTTTGCTGGAGTTTGTTTGACATATAGAGAGAACTTGAGAGCTGTATGACTTAACTACCATGAAAATGAGGTGGTAAATGctctttttcttcaaaattggCCCACTTAGCTGCTTGGTTTCTGGATTAAGAAGCAAATGTGGTAGTGCAAAAGCCCTCCTGGGAGAAAGGGCCCATGTCAGTAGAGAAGCAGCAAGATGTTGCTGCTCTGGTTTCTAATGCAGCActgtctgtttttctcttttgccaTTTAGCCTTGCAGTGGAGACGGTTCACCCTGATGGGTCACAGTATGGGTAAGTGGCTCTAGTCCTTGTAAACTGTGAGATTAATAGAAAGCAGTAGATAATTAACTTCCAAGACATGTTGCTAGGAGCTGGGTTggaatatttattatattatgcCAAGTACAAGGTTCCTGCTTGAGTGATTCAAAAATCTCTGCCTGTGTTTGAAATGCCTGTTTTTAAGACCCTGCAGTACAGACAGTGGTAACTCTTGCTGTGAGCATTTCCCCCACCCACAGGACAGAACAGTGATTGGCAAAGAGGGGTGGTCTATGCAGGAGAATTCACAGCAGGCCTTCCTGCCTGGTCCCCACAAAGCCTGGGAACAGACAGCCCATTTGGTGGGCTGTAAAGCTGCCTGAGGGGAACTGGGCTCCAGGATCCATTCCTTTGAGCTTGGAATATGATTTATTTTGCCACAATTTGGAGTTtgcttcccagggctgctctggtcACAGCTAACAGGACCTGCACACCAAGACATTTTAAACAGTAACTCCTCCTTGGACTTTGCTGTCTGAGGGAGGTGGAAATGGCACAAGATGGGGAACACAGCAGGTCAACAGCCCTGGTCTCTGCTTGCATGTtgtgggctgggagagctccccTCTGTACTGGGGTTTTGTCCCATGGTACaatgcacatttttatttctgaggtGGCTCCTGCTGTGAGGAAGGTGAATTTCTGTTACCAGGGGCTGTTCTGTGCATTACTGAGCAcccttttcttctttgcaggtggggctgtggcaggaaTGGTAAGTAAAGCATCATTTCTTCACGGGGTTGATTTCTGCAGCTGCAACAACAAACAGGACAGAAATgaaggggcagagctggatctcgggaggagaggcccttcccTGACCCCTCTCCCATGCAGCAGGATAGACATCACTCAGTGCtcagcttttcattttcttattgTTTCATCTCTCCTCAGTTCTGTTTCCTTTATCCTGAGATGGTGGACAAGCTGATCCTGCTGGAAAGTCTTGGCTTTCTTCTAGCTCCAGAGGTTAGAGCTCATGTGTCCTTCCcttcacttttttaaaatacaaatttttttttttttttcttttctcacttgTTCAGAGAAAGCACTGATGTGACCACCTCCTGGCAGGTCACACAAGTCCTAGGGCTCTCCCTTTTGGCAGGCACTGATCTGCTCCTTGTTGCACAGACTGAAGTATGTCCTTAGGGTGGCCCTTGGGGAACACTTGGTAGAGGTCCACATCCTGCAGTCCCTTAGCACAGAAATTTTCTTGCCTGTGCCAAGCCCTTGAACAAAGGAAACTGGAACCTCTGTCCAGGCAACTGCCAGCTGAGGTTATCTTTTTGCCAACAGCATGTTGGGTGACCTGGTAGACtggtagatttttttctgttcctggcAGTTCATAAAGCTACATTCCCAACTTGCCATCATTGCTACCAGATGCTGGAGCTTTCGCTGGCAGTACTGGTTCAGAGAGACAAAACTAGTTCAGAGACAAAAAATACCAAACTTTGGAGAGTTGTCCTCAACTCAGAAGTGGGATAGGAAGGGTTAGAAAAGATGGCAAGGATAAAAGGCTAATAAGTTAATTACAGCAGTAttgctgtatttatttaaaacgGCCTTTCTCCCAGAAATTATGggagttttttttaataagattcCCATAACTGATGCCAGTTCTGAGGGATGTTGAAGAGTGAAattctctcttcccctctccaATAAAGGGTAAAATCACTCAGAAGAAAGGGGTTACTCCTCTTCCCTACCTCTCTGTGTTTCAGGACACTGAGGCATGGCTGAAATCAAAGAGGAGGGTGATCGACAGACTACTGAGTGTGGAGGCAAAGCAGCAAACTCCCAAAGCACGGAGCCCTGAAGCAGCATTGCAGAGGTGGGTTCCCATCCATCCTCTTCATTTACTGCCTGCCCTCACCTTGACAGAGTTACAGCTGCACATATAAGAAAGGAAAACCTTCCCTGCATTTCACCTTTCAAGTCCTTTTCTGGAATCCCAGCATGACCTTTTGCTTCTGCTGCcagaagctgctgcttcttcctgctCCTTTCTGAAGCAGCCTGAGAGCTCACTGTCACCTTGTCATGGCATTTTTGCTTCACTTCCTCCGTTTTTCCAGCATCACAATCTCTCTGCCATGTCTCCCTCAGGCTTTTAGAAGCAAACAGCCATCTGACAGCAGAGGGTGGGGCAATCCTGCTGCAGCGAGGAGCAACTGAGACACCCGCTGGTAAGGGGCTGTGTGGTGCTGGGCCACTGCTGGGTGTGGGAAGGGACTGGTGCCAACAGCCATTGTCTTCTGCAGGGTACAGGGTGCCCTAGCTACAGATTTACACAGCCTGGATGGGATCAATTAAGTCTGGAGGCAGAGTTCTccattcccagcagctgggtTTGGTGCTCAAATCCTAAAACagctaaagaaaataaattttaaaaaaaggagaaatttgaaTTAATCCTGTTCTTCCTATCTCAGAAAGTCTTGGGCAGACCCCAAAAGTGAGTTAAAACCGAACAACTCCTGCTCCTAAGAAAaccttctgtttttttctttccagggCTGGTGTATAACAGAGACATGAGAGCCCGTACGGTGAGCACTGCTCTTCTGCCATGCCCCCTGCTACTTGGGAGCCCTGAGCTCACAGAACACTCACACAGAGGATGCCTGCTCACTGAGCTAGGCCCTGCCTCCACCCAGCTGCTTACTTGCTGCTCCCCGAATTCCCACATGTCctttaaatgctgcttttaaaagaGCCTGCACTTGATCATTGATTCAGCTTACAGAGTCACTGGAAAATgttactgtttgtttttttaagaagtTCCTCTGCCCCAAGGCCTCCTGGCCACATTTTCCTACTGTTATAACTCTTCAGGCAGCAGATGGATGGATGCTTTCTGTCAGCATGTCAGGTGACCTGAATAAGAAGGGGAGTGGAACAAAGTCCTTAGGTTTGCTATTTTGATAGTTTTGTGCCACTTTTAAGCAATTAGGGCCTCTTCTATCTGTGATACTGCCAGGATATGGAAGCCAGGGTCATGTACTCTCTCTCCTTGTTagtaaaatgatttttaaagcttttctctATGAGATCATTCCCAtatgtgctgcagcccagcaggcaATGTTGTTGGCAGCCCTGAAACACAGCTGGACAGAAGGAGCCTCTGCAGAGCCATCTACTCCTGTGTGCAGCCTAGATGCTTGTCATGTCCCAGCATGGAAGCTTCAGGGCCACAGTTACTTCTACCTTCAGAGCTACTTGTGCAGGAGAGCTTGGGGAcaccctctgtccccagctgctgtccctgagtTTGACACTTTCCCTCTCTTtgcacctgcagcagagtcGAGAGTTCTTCACGGTGGAGCAGTGTGTGAAGCTCCTGCAGAAGATCCAGGACCGTGTTCTCATCATTATGTGAGTGAGGCACAAACCATACCAACCCCTGCTGTCTCCCTCAGTGGAAGGAATGAAGGCTAGGAAGGAGTCCTCCACTACCCCTTCCTCTGCACCAGTCACCCAGGCTTTTGGCCAGCTGGTGTAACAGTACAGCTTCACATGTGAGAAGTATTTCCCAGTtccccaccactgccctgggttGGGTAGgctcctggagaaggcagacaGCAACTGGAACatcctcccagcctggcactctGCTTTCAGGCTGGGACTCCCTGAAAGGCTGAGGAAATGTTAGTCCTGCCCCATCTTCCCCATGCTCTTGGCTTCACAATCCCACCTCACAACTTTCCATTCCTTGGCACTGCAGCAAGGGGCCAGCCTGGCAAATATGTGACCCTCCACAGCACCACACCTACTTGCTGTCCTCCTGACCTGACTCTACCCCAGTCAGGAACCCAGCCTGCCCCCTTCTCCAGGCCCCAAAACCTCTTGCCTGAGCAAACAGGTGGAACTCTAGAGCAGTCTCCATCTCTTCCAGCTACTCCTGAAGCCCCTGGTCTAACGGAGCTCCTGCAAGCTCTCtcctgtggcacctggggcaagcagctctggggacagggccagTGGCTTGCCAAGTTGTTAAGCTGTCTGGGTGCACAGCTTGTTCTGCAAGTCGTCCTCTGCCTTTTCCCATCTCCTTCAAGGGCAaggtgtgcagggctctggctACCTTGGCTGGTGGGGTGCTGTTAAAAGATTGTCTAGGAAACAAGGAGTGCTAGCAGTTGAGAAAAGAGGTACAGCTTTGACTTCCCTGATCTGTTTTAATATCCTAACTGCTTCAGGTTATTCCTGCTTGTCCAGAAATGTAATATTGTGCTGAGGTCAAGTCCTCTGTGCCATAGAAATGCCACTGAGCCTGAGATGTCCGCTTGTCCCATGACCAGCAGAGTAGGAGACAGCATGATCTTAGCTCTGCAGGAGATGTAATGCTGACTTCTCCAGGGCAACTGCCATGGTACCCCCCTCTCTGAGCAGGGCATAACTTGGTTAAATAAACAGCAAAGAGAGGCAGCATGGACTGAGGGGAGATGTGGAAACTCTAAGGAAGGAAGAAGTTAAGAGCAGAAGGCAGAGCCTGGGAATGATGTTTTCAGAAGGCAGAGCAGGTTTTCAGACCAGTTACAGAGCCAGCCCTGCGAGGACAATATTTAGCCAGTCCCCACTCTGATACCACTAGGCAGTCACCCAATGTTTTACACCTTCTAGTTTGATATAAAATGGCTGCTTAGCCAAGCTGTGTGGTGCACTCTGACTACCATGTATGGGCCTGTCACCTGCTGCTTCCGAGCAGTCTGGGAAGAACAGCTGAGTTTGTCACCCTACTGTCTTGGGAACACTGATTCTGCCCAGGACAGCCACAAAGACAAATGGAGGCACACTGGGTGCTGAACTGAGCCTCACTGTTGTTTTCAGATCACAAGATGGACTCTTGGTACCACACAACCTACCGAGCAGAAATCACTTTGTGAAAGCTCTGCAGGAGGCATTCGAGTCTAACCTCAAAGAGGTGAGAGCAAATGTCACCTCCTTGCACCTCGACTGGCCACCaacctgggagcagcagctgggaagcagctgacCTTGGTGGGCACCCTCCAGGAGGTGATTTGTCCTGAACAGCACAGCCCTCACATGGGGAAGGGGGTGGGGGACTGTGTGCAGTCAGGGGAGGAAGTCACTTTGTTACTGCTGCCAAAGTCCCAGGTTAGTACTGCCCTCTGGACCCAGCTCTTCCCTGGTCCTCCCATCTCTGCCCTGCCTCACTTGCCCTGTCCCTTACTACGACTGTCACACAGCAGTGTGGGCTTCAGGGAACACTTTCCTGGTCCACATCTTGACATCTTCTTGTGTTCTTTCCCTCCAGCACATCCAGCTAGCAGAAGTGCCTGGGAGTCATTTTGTACACCTGAATGAGCCCGAGGTGGTATCTGGGATCATCAGCAACTTCCTGACAGCACAGAACACCAGGGCCAGACTCTAGGAAGCcctcacagctgcagctgtcCAGGAGAACTGGGAGCTAACAAGCAAGCCCCAGAATTGTCACCATTCCTACCTCAATCCAGCATTAGATTGTGATAATCTTTCCTATGCTTAGCTCACTGCAGGGTGGAAGCAGGTCTGCCAGGGGTACTCTGAAGGAGAGCTGAGCAAAGTATCTCATTTGCCAAAGGGAGAAGGAATCCTTGCTCTACTTCCAGCTCTGTGAGTACAGGGATAGAGGCCCAGAGTGGCCTTCCCCATGGCTTACTCCAAACTTGCACCCTGAAACAGAGCAGAACACAAGGCAGAGGCATcacctgtgacagcagcagctccccagcctaGGCACTGCAATAGAAGTGGCTCATCTTCTACCTGAGGATGGTGCAGacaggctgctcccaggatTTAACCTGCTGAAAAACAAGGAAAGTGTTCTGCTTCTCTGCTTACTTCCATAGATGCCTGAGCTTAGAGGGCCTCAGTGTCTCTGTTCCATTGTGAGAACTACTGTTTAAGAATCAGCCTAAATGAGAGCTCACCTGTGCAGAGAAGGCCATTTTAATGAATGCTAGAGAATCCTTAATCCTCTAGCTGAAGCAGCTGGGAGAACTACAAATTACGGAAAAGTTGGCAGAGACAATTTCTGTCCTAAATAAAGATTAATATTCCGATCTTAAGTCCATCTTCTTGACTCTAGAGGAGAACAAacctcctttctctttcagGCCGCTCACCCAGGCAGCTGAAATGCATCTTGGGAAGCAGCATTTTTACACACTGTCTGCCTTAGGTAGGCCTTATTAAGGATCTGCCTTCCAGTTAAACTGATGCAAAATCCCACTGAAGCAGGCAGGCCTGTCATCTCTGCAAGCAAGGCAAACTTTGCATTTGTATTTGCAGTTGGTTTTTTAGGAGAGGGTAAACACATTTTATCTCAGCTCTCTGGAATTTACCACCATTTCCACCTAACATTCATGGTAACATCTCTAGTGAGGCTGCAGATagtaaaataaatgtgtaaAAGCCTGGGACTGGGTGGGTTACTTTCATCACAGATCTCCCACTATTCCAGAGCTGCACAAATGCTATAGGAGCAGCACAAAACCACTGCCCCACACCTAAACATGCCTGGTGCCATCCTTACCTGCcttctgtggggctggggacaggttAAGTGGAAACAGGCTGTGGAGaatctcatttttccttccaaaCCTGCTGCTCAAAGTGGCATTTGTTCTTGCAACAGTGCTGGGTATTAGGAAATTCCCGTGGCCTAGACATGGCTGCAGAGCTCCATGCACAGCTGGATGACTGGGCACTGCCACACTTGGCCAGGGAGGGAATCACCCAGAGAAGGGGTAGCGCTCTCTACCAAACCACTGATCTTTCCTTGTGACAAGTCAGTTAGGTTTTTCCTAAAGTCACTTCCCTCCTCATTCCTTCAATAAAAAGTGCAAAGGAGCACCAGGTTACAAGCCAGGATTTTTACCACCACCCCAGCACACAGGAAGCTGTTTCCCACAGGAGACCAGAGGGGAGAGAGAAGCATTCCCATGTTCTGAAAACAGTAGCAACAGTTTATTTACAGTTCTtcagccattccctgcccctgcagaggctgtgctAGATCAATCCCAGTTTTCACCAAGTTTTAGGAGGTGTAGTTTTGGGTGGCAGGGAGATGTAGGTTGTCACAGGATGTGCCTCAGCCCCTTGACCTGAGCACCCTGAGAAGTGGTGCCATGGGGCTGAATGACAGAAGAGCAGGTGGATACTGGTGCAAGTAAAGGGAactctcctccagcagcagttGCTGGGACCTCCCATTTCAGATCCAAAGGTAGAGGCAACCCAAAGCTGCCTTAATTCCTCAAAATCCTTTGACAAATGGAGTCAGTAGGCATCTCTCCTACTCTCTCCAGCACAGGCACCTGAAGAACAGCTCAGCACAACCTAGTACGGCCGAAACTTGCGCTGGGCTCGCATCAGTGCAATCCTCTGCTTGTCCTCCTCAAATTTCTTCCTCAACTGGGCAATGTCTaaaacacagaaagagaaagaacaCGTCACACGAGAGCAGCAGATCTCCCTTTCCTAGGAGCTTCACTTCCACACACTGGAGGGGCAGCTCAGTCCcagccacttcccagagcagatCCTTTTACACCTCAGCTGAGTGCCAAGCTGGGGCTCAGCTGTTCATCTCcagtggtgctgcagctccctcttGGGGAGGAATTGGCTAGTTTCCCCCTTCAATTGCTGCCTTTGTGCAGACTGAATAAGCACCTCTTGGAAAACCACACCCTCCCACAAAATATTCCAGCAGCCCTTGCTAGGACAGGTGGTGGCAAGGGGCCATTCAGATCCAGCCAGCCAGTTGCTTAGTGGCAGCTGGATGTCACCTGCCCTGAAGGCAGAAGGATGCTCTTCAGGCCGGTGTGAGACAAGgcccaggcaggggcaggaggagactTGCACACTCACGCTCTCTCTTGGTCTCGCGATGCTGCCAGGCATAGAAGTTGAGCAGTTCTTTGCGGGCCCTCTTCTGCTTCTCCCTCTCCAGCACGCGCAGGTTGGCAGCCTCTGTCCGGGGCAGGCCGGGCTTCCGGCCCTTCCGTGTCACCTTCACCCAGCCCTCCTCATCTGGGACACCCTCCTCCAGGGCTGCTTTGGCTTCTTCCTGCAACGACAGGAGGGTGAGGCAGCCCAGTGCAGATGCACAGCCTAATGCACAActccccacagccctccctTAAACACAGGCAAAGGTACAGCTCCTGCTTCCACACAAGATTTAAAGGAAGGCATGGGATCAGGGCTGCAGGCATTCAGCTCTCAGCTCATCGGCCACAAACCAATTTATTTGTGGGTATTTGTGGGTATCTGTTGTAAACCCTAGGGGAAGGGTCAGGTGTTGCAGACCAAGTCTGGGTCTGACTGCCCACCAGCAGTTAAAAAACCTCTGCCAAACAGAGAGATCCTCAGCCCTTTCCACTATGGCTGGAGCACTAAGAAAtctctcttctttccctctgcACCAAGAAATCTGCTTAGCTGGGTTCCCTCCCTAGCCTGGCCTCACCTCTGCCACCTTTTTATCATAGTCTTGCATGTAGGCATCCACCTCAGCCTTCAGCTCCTTCGGATCCACGATGGCGGCCTCATAGCTGGCGATCCACTCTGAGACGGAGAGGGCACAAGACAGCAGCAGTTGCTGTTAGAAGCAGGTAGTGTGGTGCTTTTGGGGAGCTCTAGAGGGAACTCTAGCATGGGGGAAGGACATACTGTTCCCATTTGTGTTCACCTTCCCCCGGCCACGGCTCAAACAGACTTGGCTGTGAGCACAATCTATACGCCACGGGAAGAGTTTGCAACTTGCCCAGGCAGAAGTGGGCCAGCCTTAACCCTAAGGGGCACAAaattcagggctgtgctgctatCAAGCCATTACACGTGAAGTGCTGCCAACTTGACAGACATCTGGGGCCTGTTGTAGGAGGCTGGTCGCCATTTTGAGGACAAGATGCAGACAGTATCTCTGAATCTATGCAATAGGGACATGAAAAAATGTCAGGGAGAAAGGACCCTTCCAAGTGTCCCCACTCTCCCACAGGGTCACTGGACCAGACTTCAGAAAGATTACTACCCAGTGAATAATGAAAGAACACAAAACACTGAACATCCCCCAGCTTAGAACAAAATGGGACATGCAGGATAGAATTCAGCAAGCAATGAGTATAGGTCTTGCCCAGCATTAGCCCACAGAAAGATAGCCAGAGCTGACATACTGCTAATGCCGGTTTTCACAGGGTGGCTCTCTGTTGATATTAGCAAGGGACCTTCCTGTGATAGAGCCTTGGCTGCCTGGACAGCTGCTGGTTTCCTGAACACCACATATGCTACTTGAAAtccctaaaagaaaaaaaaacacccaggTGAGTCAGATTATGTAAGAGAAATTTGGAATGGAGCAAGGAACTGCAGTACAaataacttaaaataaaaatcaaaacacaagGGACAGTAGGATAGCAAAAAAAAGACAGTGTAAACTTAAGTAAGTAATTATGCACCCAATGCCCCCCCATATGGTTTCCTGTGCCTCGTGTTCTGAAGAGAACCATTCAGTACTTGCCATCTTTTCCCACTGAACCATCAGTATTCCTCTACCCCGCCCAAGCTTTACCTTTGGAGTTTTGTGGTCAAAGAATTTCGATGCCAGtttatcttttttctctcctggcCCTGGCTTGTCACAGATGTCCACAGACTGCACATGCCCGCAGCGGGAGAACAGCCTAGACAAAGAGTCCTtaaaagggagaggaagagaaaacacGCGGTCCAGTAAAGCAGGAGCGTGCAGGAGGCTCCTCGAACAGCCGGCACAGCTCTCCGGGCAGCTCTCcggccccagcccggccctCCGCCCGCAGCAGCCCCGAGGCACAGGCCGGCTCCCGGGCCCCCAagccctgccctcagcccccaGCCGCCCCCACTCACCGGGCCGCAGTACGGGGGCACGTTGAGAACGAAGAGGGTGCGGCGAGGCGGGTGCGCGGTGTCGGCCCCTTCCCGCACCTGGTGCTCCTTCACCAACAGGCAGTGGTGCGAGCGCTGCCGCTCCGCGAACTTCACCGCCAGAGCTGCGAGGGACGCACCACTCTGAGACGCCCCGGACCCCGTTCCCGCGCTGCCCCTCACCCGAGTaccccgccggccccgctcccggtgccCCGCGCTGCCCCTCACCCGTGTatccccccggccccgctcccggtgccCCGCGCTGCCCCTCACCCGTATatccccccggccccgctcccggtgccCCGCGCTGCCCCTCACCCGTATatccccccggccccgctcccgaTGCTCCGCGCTGCCCCTCACCCGTGTATCCCGCCGGCACCGCTCCCGCCGCACGCCCCGTGGCGGCCGCCATCTTGTCTACGCGAGGCGGCGCGGGGGCCGCCGGGAGCTGTAGTTCCCGGGCGCGGCGCGGCCCTGCTAATGGCGGCGGCTGGAGTCGCCGCAGCCGCGGGGTTATGTTTTTGTAAAAAGAGTGTAAAACTCACACACTGTCTGTAATCTGAGAAAGGCAAGTAAATCTTAAAGAGATGTAGAAACATTCAAAGGGAATTGGTTTTAAAGACTcttgttaattaaaaaaactcaaaaaaacctTTGCAGACGAACTTGTAATGGAAGACAgaaccattttaaaaatactgaagcaAGGCTAATGTAGGAGGTGACAAAATATGACACGACATGGAGAACTGATCCAACCAAATATCAAGTTAATGATCATTATTGGAAGGTACATGCAAAAGCTATGAAAATATACCAAACTTGCACATTGTGGCATCACTTCAGAAGTCctcacattttttaaataaaaagaaaccccaaataaacaaaagaaacacCATTACAAATTACCTACCACCTGTCCTGGCCAACCATTTAATTTAATGTCTAAATTAACGCACATTAATTCAGAGTGCAGGCAATTATTATTTCAAATGCAAGTTTACAATTTCTACCAGcctagaagggaaaaaacccccaaaacaacacaaaaatataACCATGTTGCATGATGATAAATGTAGACAGAAGGTGGTAGGTTCAAAATCATGATTAGCATGACAATTGCAGGATGTCCAGGAGAAACTGGAGAGCCAAGGTGAATTACCTGAAAAGGACTGGGAATAACCAGATAAGAACTGGGAATAAAGTTACTCTTGTTTCAGTGCCCAGCAGAAGCAGCCATGCAATGGTGCACTAAAGAACTGACCAAGACCAGAACACCAATGTACACCAAGACATTGTGTTTGGACACCCACTTAATTCACTGATTtgtaaaaaataagaatatggTGCCATAGATCACAGAGCTTTGGAACAGAGCAGACAGTACTTCTTTCAAGGAAGTATGTAAAGGCCATCATAAACCCTCAGATAACCTAAACACAAGGCAGAGTTTAACAGTAAGTTAAAATGCATCTTGCCACTTGGCTTTTCAGACACGCATCTATTAATCTAAAAAATCCTTGAGTCTCCCCATTCTTTCAGAAGAGGCAAGAAATGCCCTCCCAATACATGTTTCCCATTTACACAGCTGTCTAGCTGGTAATGAAAGCATCCCACTTCACCTAGAACGGGTACCTTGATCTCAGAGCTGTTTTTGCtataaaactactttttaaattaCTAGGCTGTCAGTAACAAaggctactttttttttttctgtaaaaagagAATTGGAATTACATGGACACAAATGGCTTCAATTTACTAGCAGGAGTCAGCTGCTAATTTTTATGATCCAGATTAAAAGGTGGATGAGTAACAGCTCTCTTACCCATAAGCTCCTCTTGCTGTTCATCACGTTATCAGTTTTGAGATTTCCACGTTCACTTAGAAAGAGCAATTGACTCAATACTGGAACACCACCACTTAGCTTTAGTTGCTTCACAGCATCTAAAAAGGCTTAGAATCCACTCTCTGTATAACAAACGTTTATTCAGAAACAGGTAATACATTATCTTCTCCAATCCCTAATGtttcctccccctccctccccccccctttttttttaattaaaacacatGTATTTGGTGGGCAATCTAAAAAAGGAGAACAATAGCTGTCTTAGGTCCCCTCCCCTACAAACATCTGCTGCTCAGATGAAGCACCCCACCAATCATGGTGTTGCTGGCCTTCAAACAAAAGAGAGTACTCCAGAAAAACAAGTCCTGCCAAGTCCTTATTATTTCCATGGCTAAAAGGGACACAGTGAGATTAAGGAATGGTCTGCACAAACTAGATAGAAGAAATAGTTCATACAGaacaagaaagcaaaagaaaca
This region of Ammospiza caudacuta isolate bAmmCau1 chromosome 5, bAmmCau1.pri, whole genome shotgun sequence genomic DNA includes:
- the SERHL2 gene encoding serine hydrolase-like protein 2 isoform X1, translated to MFSELKFPVPWGHVAAKAWGPSEGHPVLCLHGWLDNANTFDKLIPLLPRGCYYVAMDFSGHGLSSHRPAGCPYHFLDYVTDVRRVAAALQWRRFTLMGHSMGGAVAGMFCFLYPEMVDKLILLESLGFLLAPEDTEAWLKSKRRVIDRLLSVEAKQQTPKARSPEAALQRLLEANSHLTAEGGAILLQRGATETPAGLVYNRDMRARTQSREFFTVEQCVKLLQKIQDRVLIIISQDGLLVPHNLPSRNHFVKALQEAFESNLKEHIQLAEVPGSHFVHLNEPEVVSGIISNFLTAQNTRARL
- the SERHL2 gene encoding serine hydrolase-like protein 2 isoform X2; its protein translation is MFSELKFPVPWGHVAAKAWGPSEGHPVLCLHGWLDNANTFDKLIPLLPRGCYYVAMDFSGHGLSSHRPAGCPYHFLDYVTDVRRVAAALQWRRFTLMGHSMGGAVAGMFCFLYPEMVDKLILLESLGFLLAPEDTEAWLKSKRRVIDRLLSVEAKQQTPKARSPEAALQRLLEANSHLTAEGGAILLQRGATETPAGLVYNRDMRARTSREFFTVEQCVKLLQKIQDRVLIIISQDGLLVPHNLPSRNHFVKALQEAFESNLKEHIQLAEVPGSHFVHLNEPEVVSGIISNFLTAQNTRARL
- the RRP7A gene encoding ribosomal RNA-processing protein 7 homolog A, producing the protein MAAATGRAAGAVPAGYTALAVKFAERQRSHHCLLVKEHQVREGADTAHPPRRTLFVLNVPPYCGPDSLSRLFSRCGHVQSVDICDKPGPGEKKDKLASKFFDHKTPKGFQVAYVVFRKPAAVQAAKALSQEGPLLISTESHPVKTGISKWIASYEAAIVDPKELKAEVDAYMQDYDKKVAEEEAKAALEEGVPDEEGWVKVTRKGRKPGLPRTEAANLRVLEREKQKRARKELLNFYAWQHRETKREHIAQLRKKFEEDKQRIALMRAQRKFRPY